In Halobaculum sp. XH14, a single genomic region encodes these proteins:
- a CDS encoding ABC transporter permease: protein MSTIETEQVAEHQAAGNNFPVDVWVTLKRWLRKSVRNTSVVFEALLTPFLFLILFTQVFGQIAEGPIQEMIGADVTYITFLTPGIVILSAMVVAIHSGMGFIDDMESGMFEKILVSPTHRGAMFLGKALADVIRVIVETAIILVLGYLILWIDSGGSVGTYIQTGLGGVLGVFAIAILFSLWFMAFSNIAALVTKNATSTAMWAYMLQFPLLFASSAFVPVSALPKWMQVVATVNPVTYGVDAVRALMLGQDVLTVIDVTAFSGIWNTIVPAVVVLGVFDLALGGIVVVLLRRVASSRVR from the coding sequence ATGAGTACGATCGAAACGGAGCAGGTTGCCGAGCACCAAGCGGCTGGCAACAATTTTCCTGTCGACGTGTGGGTTACGCTCAAACGCTGGCTCCGGAAATCCGTCCGTAACACGTCCGTGGTGTTTGAGGCATTGTTAACGCCGTTCCTCTTCCTGATATTATTCACACAGGTGTTCGGGCAGATTGCCGAAGGACCAATCCAGGAGATGATTGGAGCGGATGTTACCTACATCACCTTCCTCACTCCGGGTATCGTCATCCTCTCAGCCATGGTCGTAGCCATCCACTCTGGGATGGGGTTCATCGACGACATGGAGAGTGGCATGTTCGAAAAAATACTCGTCTCACCGACCCACCGAGGGGCGATGTTCCTCGGAAAAGCCCTCGCAGATGTTATCCGAGTCATCGTTGAAACGGCGATAATTCTTGTACTCGGATACCTCATCCTCTGGATCGATTCCGGTGGCTCGGTCGGGACGTACATCCAGACGGGACTGGGAGGCGTACTTGGCGTGTTCGCCATCGCTATCTTGTTTTCGCTGTGGTTTATGGCCTTCTCAAATATCGCTGCGCTCGTGACGAAGAATGCGACGTCGACCGCTATGTGGGCGTATATGTTGCAGTTTCCGTTGTTGTTCGCTTCGAGTGCATTTGTCCCAGTCAGCGCTCTACCGAAGTGGATGCAGGTAGTGGCGACGGTCAACCCGGTTACGTATGGTGTCGATGCCGTTCGTGCGCTGATGCTCGGCCAGGACGTCCTCACGGTGATCGACGTGACGGCGTTCTCCGGCATCTGGAATACCATCGTGCCTGCGGTAGTAGTGCTCGGCGTGTTCGACCTCGCGCTTGGTGGGATTGTCGTCGTCTTGTTGCGACGCGTGGCGAGTTCACGAGTCCGCTAA
- a CDS encoding ABC transporter ATP-binding protein, with product MASANAITARNVELTYSDGTRAVRGIDLDIPQGEFFGFLGPNGAGKTTAIKTFVTLLRPTAGSVTVNGFDVTDESRAVRSSIGYMAQETSVDEELTARENIQYACEMYGVPRSERGGRIDDLLDLVDLADVADKPPGEFSGGMKKRLDVATALVHEPELVFLDEPTTGLDPRARLRLWEHFREINEQGTTIFLTTQYLEEADELCDRLSVIQNGQLIATDSPNALKAQVGGDVLEITLEDSTAEPRTRAQQVARNSGLFENDSIGRTDEGIAITSEHARQAGTDLLIALRDADFTVTGFDVRSPTLDDVFLAITGETASEETADDQPNELVQTEVGR from the coding sequence ATGGCGTCCGCAAATGCGATCACGGCGAGAAACGTCGAGCTCACGTACTCGGACGGTACCCGAGCGGTGCGTGGTATCGACCTCGACATCCCTCAGGGTGAGTTCTTTGGGTTTTTAGGGCCGAACGGCGCCGGGAAGACCACCGCGATCAAGACGTTCGTGACGTTGCTACGGCCCACTGCCGGGTCGGTGACCGTCAACGGGTTCGACGTCACTGACGAGTCCCGCGCTGTCCGCTCGTCCATCGGCTATATGGCCCAGGAGACGAGCGTCGACGAGGAGCTCACTGCACGCGAAAACATCCAGTATGCGTGTGAGATGTACGGCGTTCCACGCAGCGAGCGCGGCGGACGCATCGACGACCTATTAGATCTCGTCGATCTCGCTGATGTCGCCGACAAGCCGCCGGGGGAGTTCTCCGGCGGGATGAAAAAGCGCCTCGACGTCGCGACTGCACTGGTTCACGAGCCAGAGCTCGTGTTCCTCGACGAACCCACGACCGGGTTAGACCCGAGGGCCAGACTCCGCCTGTGGGAACACTTCCGTGAAATCAACGAGCAAGGCACGACGATATTTCTCACGACCCAATACCTCGAAGAGGCCGACGAGCTTTGCGACCGTCTCTCGGTGATTCAAAACGGACAACTCATCGCCACTGACTCACCGAACGCGCTCAAAGCGCAGGTCGGCGGTGACGTCCTCGAGATAACGCTCGAAGATTCGACTGCCGAGCCGCGTACCCGAGCCCAACAAGTGGCGCGTAACTCGGGGCTGTTCGAGAACGACAGCATCGGCCGCACCGACGAGGGCATCGCTATCACGTCCGAACACGCGCGCCAGGCCGGGACCGACCTCCTGATCGCACTGCGGGACGCTGACTTCACAGTCACGGGATTCGACGTTCGATCGCCGACCCTCGATGACGTTTTCCTCGCCATCACTGGCGAAACAGCGAGCGAAGAGACGGCCGACGACCAGCCGAATGAGCTCGTCCAGACGGAGGTTGGCCGATGA
- a CDS encoding helix-turn-helix domain-containing protein, giving the protein MRYITVIITPTEEYLRSSDHQELPENTDDPREIWIDGRLVATQETIEYANLLDDGTAVAIVRFRGDADLLEKIVDETPEFISCTVTGGETWLAYLQYEPDEIETTLLELADTEPISIDWPIEETAEGQEVTFFGEDPALHRMIASIPDEMDLRLERTGEYQPDMDNPAAQLTDRQKEIVRAAIVAGYYDIPRRATQQDLAAKLELSQGTIGEHLRRAEAKIIQSVVV; this is encoded by the coding sequence ATGAGATACATAACCGTCATTATTACCCCGACTGAGGAATACCTTCGATCGAGCGACCACCAAGAGCTGCCGGAAAACACCGACGATCCGAGAGAAATATGGATCGATGGCAGGCTCGTCGCGACTCAGGAAACGATAGAGTACGCCAATCTTCTCGATGATGGGACCGCCGTTGCGATCGTGCGGTTCCGAGGTGATGCCGATCTCCTCGAAAAAATCGTAGACGAAACGCCGGAGTTCATCTCTTGTACCGTAACGGGTGGTGAAACGTGGCTGGCCTATCTCCAGTACGAGCCCGACGAGATTGAAACAACGCTCCTTGAATTGGCAGATACCGAACCAATCAGTATCGACTGGCCGATCGAGGAGACTGCTGAGGGGCAGGAAGTCACCTTCTTCGGTGAGGATCCAGCCCTTCACCGGATGATCGCTAGCATCCCTGACGAAATGGACCTCCGTCTCGAACGGACAGGAGAGTATCAGCCGGACATGGATAACCCAGCGGCGCAGCTCACCGACCGTCAAAAAGAGATCGTGCGGGCAGCGATCGTGGCGGGATACTACGACATCCCGCGCCGTGCAACCCAACAGGACTTGGCTGCCAAGCTTGAACTGTCGCAGGGGACGATTGGAGAACATCTTCGGCGAGCAGAAGCGAAGATCATCCAGTCCGTAGTCGTATAA
- a CDS encoding beta-eliminating lyase-related protein, translating into MPPEATEDYAYKTKVATRIELPNRDEREGILEAAAYNIFNIDARDVYIDLLTDSGTGAMSDDQWAALQRGEEAYAGSESFHELRDAVADVMGFDRLVPANQGRGAETVLYGALVDEGDVVINNTHFDTTRAHVANQGADPVDCPAPEAWEMDSTEPFKGNLDVERAREVIAEVGPENVPTIVVTITNDSVAGQPVSVDNVRQARETVSGYRIAGEPSMPELRHFTADLEPIGS; encoded by the coding sequence ATGCCTCCGGAAGCGACGGAAGATTACGCCTACAAGACCAAGGTTGCGACCCGAATCGAACTCCCGAACCGTGACGAACGGGAAGGGATCTTAGAAGCGGCGGCCTACAACATCTTCAACATCGATGCACGCGACGTCTACATCGATCTGTTGACCGACTCGGGCACCGGCGCAATGAGCGACGACCAGTGGGCCGCCCTACAGCGTGGCGAGGAAGCCTACGCCGGCTCGGAGAGCTTCCACGAACTCCGGGACGCCGTCGCGGACGTGATGGGCTTCGACCGACTCGTCCCGGCCAACCAGGGACGAGGGGCCGAGACGGTGCTGTACGGGGCGCTCGTAGACGAAGGCGACGTGGTGATCAACAACACCCACTTCGACACGACGCGAGCCCACGTCGCCAACCAAGGTGCCGACCCCGTCGATTGTCCGGCACCCGAGGCCTGGGAAATGGACTCGACCGAACCATTCAAAGGCAACCTCGACGTCGAGCGCGCCCGGGAGGTAATCGCAGAGGTCGGCCCCGAGAACGTCCCAACTATCGTCGTCACGATCACTAACGACTCCGTGGCAGGCCAGCCCGTCAGCGTCGATAACGTCCGCCAGGCCCGCGAGACAGTGTCGGGGTATCGGATCGCTGGCGAGCCGTCGATGCCGGAGTTACGCCACTTCACTGCGGATCTTGAACCGATCGGGAGTTGA
- a CDS encoding winged helix-turn-helix transcriptional regulator, with product MPEKTTDDWQRTWHHLQQGLGNKWALHVLQVLATDSHGFGELEQEIDGISETMLSRRLSDLTEKGFIEKTTVASTPPRTLYQLTPAGDRVATFLGEMERITAIAETADGPQLIFETEDSRIDP from the coding sequence ATGCCCGAGAAGACGACGGACGACTGGCAGCGGACCTGGCACCACCTTCAGCAGGGACTCGGCAATAAGTGGGCGTTGCACGTCCTCCAGGTCCTCGCGACGGATTCGCATGGGTTTGGCGAGCTGGAACAGGAGATCGACGGCATCTCCGAGACGATGCTCTCCCGACGACTGTCGGATCTCACGGAGAAAGGCTTCATCGAGAAGACCACGGTCGCCTCGACACCACCACGCACGCTGTACCAGCTGACGCCCGCCGGTGATCGAGTTGCCACGTTCCTCGGGGAGATGGAACGGATCACCGCCATCGCCGAAACGGCGGACGGACCACAGCTCATCTTTGAAACAGAGGATTCACGGATCGACCCATGA
- a CDS encoding B3/B4 domain-containing protein — translation MTSAPTFSIADPVSQRFPDLAVQSFVVKGARIEAESEQLEGFKDDVLSDFRSNHDRDDIADEPLFQAYRAFFWDLDIDPTKIRPAAEALARRTLQGTPIPTINTFVDASNLASLTSKVPLAAFDRDLLGEKLRLRFAEEGEPFRGIGMNDSTTLGGGELVIDDGDSLIAVYPYRNAADTRLTLDSTDAFVLVCGAPGVSGSVLDRASEKVQENVTRFCGGSVNDSS, via the coding sequence ATGACCTCCGCCCCGACGTTCAGCATCGCCGACCCGGTCTCCCAGCGTTTCCCGGATTTAGCCGTGCAGTCGTTCGTCGTAAAAGGAGCGAGGATCGAGGCCGAGTCCGAGCAGCTTGAGGGATTCAAGGACGACGTCCTCTCGGACTTCCGCTCGAATCACGACAGGGACGACATCGCGGATGAGCCGCTGTTCCAGGCGTATCGCGCGTTCTTCTGGGACCTGGACATCGATCCGACGAAGATCAGGCCCGCCGCGGAGGCACTCGCCCGCCGGACGCTTCAGGGCACGCCGATACCGACCATCAACACGTTCGTCGATGCGTCCAATCTCGCGTCGCTGACGTCGAAGGTCCCGCTCGCAGCGTTCGACCGCGATCTGTTGGGTGAGAAGCTCCGCCTCCGGTTCGCCGAGGAGGGCGAGCCGTTCCGTGGCATCGGAATGAACGACTCGACGACGCTCGGGGGTGGGGAGCTCGTTATCGATGATGGCGATTCGTTGATCGCCGTCTATCCCTACCGAAATGCCGCCGACACGAGGCTAACGCTAGACAGTACCGATGCATTTGTGCTGGTCTGTGGTGCCCCCGGCGTGTCCGGTTCCGTACTGGACAGGGCAAGCGAGAAGGTCCAAGAAAACGTGACGCGGTTCTGCGGCGGCAGTGTCAATGATTCCTCCTGA
- a CDS encoding DUF1772 domain-containing protein yields MFAIEALPGLAVPAPNVAGHSASGRGSVTGLLGQSDSLLVGLFAASTILIGLMAGLFFAYSVSVVLALETLPASAYTQVMQSINEKILNAVFGIAFGGAIVVPVVGTLVVFAGGHWTMTYGQSFLMASLIYLVGTVGITSRIHIPMNDSIETWSVESPPDDWRTVRSRWAQWNHVRTVAAVVSFVLSLVATASMT; encoded by the coding sequence GTGTTCGCGATCGAAGCCCTTCCAGGGCTGGCCGTTCCAGCACCGAATGTCGCCGGTCACTCCGCGTCGGGGAGGGGATCCGTGACTGGACTACTCGGCCAGTCGGATTCGCTTCTCGTTGGCCTGTTTGCCGCGTCAACCATCCTGATCGGGCTCATGGCCGGGCTCTTTTTCGCCTACTCGGTGAGCGTGGTACTGGCGCTCGAGACGCTCCCGGCGTCGGCGTACACGCAAGTGATGCAGTCGATCAACGAGAAAATCCTGAACGCGGTGTTCGGCATCGCCTTTGGAGGTGCGATCGTCGTCCCGGTCGTCGGTACGCTTGTCGTGTTCGCCGGCGGACACTGGACGATGACGTACGGCCAGTCGTTCCTCATGGCGTCACTCATCTACCTAGTCGGGACGGTCGGGATCACGTCAAGAATCCATATTCCGATGAACGACTCCATCGAAACGTGGTCCGTCGAGTCGCCCCCGGACGACTGGCGGACGGTCCGGTCACGGTGGGCGCAATGGAACCACGTTCGAACAGTGGCCGCCGTCGTCTCGTTCGTGCTGTCTCTCGTTGCGACGGCATCGATGACGTGA
- a CDS encoding SDR family oxidoreductase translates to MERQSPSKVLVTGASGRTGRELLAELADTSLTVRALTRSAENRESLLADGADDVVVGDLIDSADARTAVESCDAVLFAAGSSLSTGLLRPSRVVDGDGVLTLVEAAEEADIRRFVLQSSIGVGDSRPGMPWWARLLVLRWTVRAKARAEAALHDSDLEYVILRPGWLTDDPATNDLVLAEGGGPMTGSVPRADVAHLMVAALNTPAATGRTFEVVSRESATDVDPRSRTSIEWNDGEDSPVMSSHV, encoded by the coding sequence ATGGAACGACAGAGTCCATCGAAAGTCCTGGTCACGGGTGCGAGCGGTCGGACCGGCCGCGAACTGCTGGCGGAACTCGCCGACACGTCGCTCACCGTTCGCGCGCTCACCCGATCGGCGGAGAACCGCGAATCACTTCTAGCGGACGGCGCTGATGATGTTGTCGTCGGTGATTTGATCGATAGTGCTGATGCTCGAACCGCTGTCGAGAGTTGCGATGCGGTCCTGTTCGCCGCAGGGTCGAGCCTCTCCACGGGACTCTTGCGACCCAGTCGGGTCGTCGACGGCGACGGTGTGCTCACCCTGGTGGAAGCAGCCGAAGAGGCCGACATTCGTCGGTTCGTCCTGCAGAGTTCGATCGGGGTCGGCGACTCCCGGCCGGGGATGCCGTGGTGGGCGCGATTGCTCGTCCTCCGATGGACGGTTCGCGCGAAGGCGCGTGCTGAGGCAGCACTCCACGACTCCGACCTCGAATACGTCATCCTCCGGCCGGGCTGGCTGACTGACGATCCCGCGACGAACGATCTCGTGCTCGCCGAAGGGGGCGGACCCATGACCGGGTCGGTGCCGCGCGCAGACGTCGCCCACCTCATGGTGGCGGCTCTTAATACGCCAGCGGCGACGGGTCGGACGTTCGAGGTTGTTTCCCGGGAGTCCGCAACTGACGTGGATCCACGTAGCCGGACCTCGATAGAATGGAACGACGGCGAGGATTCGCCGGTGATGTCCTCCCATGTGTGA
- a CDS encoding winged helix-turn-helix transcriptional regulator: MRAATDALQELEDATGASPKVLSQRLSEFVDAGLVSRRSYDEIPPHVEYEPTEKASALDPAFQFLYAWAHRYDVESETTERS; this comes from the coding sequence CTGCGAGCAGCGACCGATGCGCTTCAAGAACTCGAGGACGCGACCGGCGCATCACCGAAAGTCCTCTCCCAGCGCCTCTCGGAGTTCGTCGATGCCGGATTGGTCTCCCGGCGATCCTACGACGAGATTCCACCGCACGTCGAGTACGAACCGACGGAGAAAGCTTCGGCCCTCGATCCCGCGTTCCAGTTCCTCTACGCGTGGGCGCATCGGTACGACGTCGAATCTGAGACGACGGAACGTTCTTGA
- a CDS encoding ABC transporter permease subunit, which yields MFETARYEASRRLRGTAGLSVSVSVYAVFLAFFFQSLPKEQLRTSVEIMPPSVLDAFGIVELSTIEGWLAAEVYTFVVIWALGIYFAYTAAGLIADDIEHDRMDLLMLLPFSRSRLLVEKFASILVPIFIVNGVLLVVVYVTALGIGEPVDPIRLVMVHLLAIPYLLTCAGIGIYLSTLTVFNRATVAQGTAVGVIALLNLIGIFASGTVLSWMMIASPREYYNPAAILIEGNYNLVSAGILLIAAVVLVLVSQRRFQRRDID from the coding sequence ATGTTTGAGACGGCCCGGTACGAAGCGAGTCGACGACTCCGTGGGACAGCCGGGCTTTCAGTAAGTGTTAGCGTTTATGCAGTATTTTTGGCGTTCTTTTTCCAGTCATTGCCGAAGGAGCAATTACGCACGTCGGTTGAAATAATGCCACCGAGCGTGCTCGATGCGTTTGGTATCGTAGAACTATCTACTATTGAAGGATGGCTCGCGGCCGAGGTCTACACGTTCGTCGTGATCTGGGCACTCGGTATCTATTTCGCGTACACCGCAGCGGGCCTGATCGCTGACGATATTGAACACGACCGGATGGATCTCCTTATGTTACTCCCATTCTCCCGGTCGCGCCTCCTCGTAGAGAAATTTGCCTCGATACTTGTCCCGATTTTCATTGTGAATGGGGTTTTGCTGGTCGTTGTCTACGTTACTGCCCTCGGTATCGGAGAGCCTGTCGATCCGATTCGCCTAGTGATGGTTCATCTCCTTGCTATTCCATATCTGCTCACCTGTGCAGGGATCGGTATCTATCTCTCAACGTTGACGGTGTTCAATCGGGCTACCGTCGCACAGGGAACTGCCGTGGGAGTAATAGCCCTTCTCAATTTGATCGGGATTTTCGCGTCCGGGACGGTACTCTCGTGGATGATGATTGCCAGTCCACGAGAGTACTACAATCCAGCAGCGATTCTGATCGAAGGGAACTATAATCTAGTCTCTGCTGGTATCCTACTAATCGCAGCCGTTGTACTCGTGCTCGTCAGTCAACGTCGATTTCAGCGAAGGGACATTGACTGA
- a CDS encoding ABC transporter ATP-binding protein translates to MAAISVTDLTKDYGTVLGIDSLSFTVEEGEIFGFLGPNGAGKTTTIRTILGLLDPTAGTATVLGADVHDEDALINVKQRIGYLPADLGFNEAVTGNQLLDYYASVKGDRRREELLELFTPPLDRPIREYSSGNRQLLGIVQAFMHDPDLVIMDEPTSGLDPLNQAQFNEFIREEKESGTTFFFSSHVLSEVRRVCDRVGILRKGRIVGLEDIESLVNRGGKRVRVQLVDEASEELSTVDGVVDITAIGDELQFTYTGEYTTLFRQLANYGILDVEISEPPLEDVFMHYYGDSDSHMIDGSREEAHV, encoded by the coding sequence ATGGCAGCCATCAGCGTGACCGATCTAACGAAGGACTATGGGACCGTCCTCGGTATCGATTCCCTCTCGTTCACCGTTGAAGAGGGAGAGATCTTCGGATTTCTCGGGCCAAATGGGGCGGGAAAAACGACGACGATCCGGACGATTCTCGGATTGCTCGACCCAACCGCTGGAACCGCCACGGTACTTGGCGCGGACGTGCACGATGAAGATGCGCTCATCAACGTGAAACAACGGATTGGGTATCTGCCAGCCGATCTCGGATTCAACGAAGCGGTCACGGGAAACCAGCTTCTCGATTATTACGCGTCAGTCAAGGGTGATCGACGACGGGAGGAACTTCTCGAGTTGTTCACACCACCGCTCGATCGACCGATTCGGGAGTATTCGAGCGGGAACAGGCAACTGCTCGGCATTGTCCAGGCGTTCATGCACGATCCCGATCTCGTCATCATGGATGAGCCGACCTCCGGACTCGATCCACTCAACCAGGCACAGTTCAACGAGTTCATTAGAGAGGAAAAAGAAAGCGGAACGACGTTTTTCTTCTCGTCGCACGTTCTGAGCGAAGTCCGTCGTGTCTGTGATCGGGTGGGAATCCTCCGCAAGGGTCGTATCGTCGGGCTTGAGGATATCGAATCACTGGTGAACCGCGGCGGAAAACGTGTTCGTGTTCAGTTAGTTGACGAGGCAAGCGAGGAACTGTCGACGGTTGATGGTGTGGTAGACATTACGGCGATTGGTGACGAACTGCAATTCACTTACACGGGTGAGTACACCACGCTCTTCAGACAGCTTGCGAACTACGGGATTCTCGATGTCGAGATCAGCGAGCCACCACTCGAGGACGTGTTCATGCACTACTATGGAGACTCCGATTCACACATGATCGATGGGAGCAGGGAGGAAGCGCATGTTTGA
- a CDS encoding TetR/AcrR family transcriptional regulator yields the protein MPGFSDEERTRIREDLIQSGRRLMFRHGPKKTTITDITDSVGISKPMFYRFFDSKADLYLEILQHESEVFYENLREELDGVTDPCEGLKRLLWCYRDYLESNPLVQQTFTQDNYREIFRNVSPEVLAEIQQEGVADIIPFIEALQEHSSGPFAERDPAAILGVLSTIALQVLHKDRYDEYEEGYYDQIMDLLITSLAEGLTTTETH from the coding sequence ATGCCCGGCTTCAGCGACGAAGAACGCACACGCATCAGAGAGGACCTTATTCAGTCGGGACGCAGACTGATGTTTCGGCACGGACCAAAGAAAACCACAATTACGGACATCACCGACTCGGTCGGCATCTCTAAGCCGATGTTCTACCGATTTTTCGACTCAAAAGCCGATCTATATCTCGAAATCCTTCAACACGAGAGTGAGGTCTTTTACGAGAACCTTCGTGAGGAGTTAGATGGAGTAACTGATCCGTGTGAGGGACTCAAACGGTTGCTCTGGTGCTATCGAGACTATCTCGAGAGCAACCCGCTCGTCCAGCAGACATTCACCCAAGACAACTACCGAGAGATATTTCGGAACGTCTCCCCCGAGGTGTTGGCGGAAATCCAACAGGAAGGCGTGGCGGACATCATCCCCTTTATTGAGGCGCTCCAGGAACACAGTAGTGGTCCGTTTGCGGAGCGTGATCCAGCGGCGATTCTCGGGGTCTTGAGTACGATTGCTCTACAGGTACTGCACAAGGACAGGTACGATGAGTACGAGGAGGGGTACTACGACCAGATAATGGATCTGCTCATCACATCTCTCGCAGAAGGACTGACTACGACGGAGACGCACTAA
- a CDS encoding SDR family NAD(P)-dependent oxidoreductase yields MSLETTVDGATVVVTGASSGIGEVVAKRFAANGANVVICSRTQENVNEVAEQIQESGSNALAIECDVTDREAVDRLFTSTVEEFGTVDTLINNAGTRFMTGFDDISEEEWKTVIDVNLHGTYNCTQAAGKHLKEAGGTVVNFGLSSAANQRGTPSLSHYSAAKAAVINLTTTLAYEWADHNVRVNCIAPGFVATPAVESGFGISAAEIDRVEIKRSIALPEEIAAIAVFLASPDSSHIVGETITVDGVPRIEETPEL; encoded by the coding sequence ATGAGTCTTGAAACCACTGTTGACGGAGCCACTGTAGTTGTAACCGGGGCATCAAGTGGAATCGGAGAAGTCGTCGCGAAACGGTTCGCCGCGAATGGAGCAAACGTTGTAATTTGCTCTCGTACCCAGGAAAATGTCAACGAAGTTGCCGAACAGATACAAGAATCGGGGAGCAATGCGCTCGCTATCGAGTGCGACGTGACTGATCGTGAGGCCGTTGACCGACTTTTCACCTCCACAGTCGAAGAATTCGGTACCGTAGACACACTCATCAACAACGCTGGTACGAGGTTCATGACCGGCTTCGATGACATCTCTGAGGAGGAGTGGAAGACTGTCATCGATGTCAATCTCCATGGTACATATAACTGTACACAGGCTGCTGGCAAACACCTTAAGGAAGCCGGTGGAACGGTGGTCAACTTCGGTCTTTCCAGCGCCGCAAATCAGCGCGGGACACCATCTCTAAGCCACTATAGCGCCGCGAAGGCCGCCGTGATCAATCTCACAACGACACTGGCATACGAGTGGGCGGACCACAATGTCAGAGTCAACTGCATCGCGCCAGGTTTCGTTGCGACTCCAGCCGTCGAAAGCGGGTTCGGTATCTCCGCAGCGGAGATCGACCGTGTTGAAATTAAGCGGTCCATCGCGCTTCCCGAAGAGATCGCCGCTATCGCGGTGTTTCTCGCCAGTCCGGATTCATCTCATATCGTTGGCGAGACGATTACGGTCGATGGCGTCCCTCGAATCGAGGAGACGCCTGAACTCTGA
- a CDS encoding helix-turn-helix domain-containing protein: protein MAHLQLKIDASKVEDWLAILSTEFPEAQFNISATIPINNGLLGIVEIRTRDGGRIVESVEEKPEVESCEPLHTDDQMVVFQFTSRMTESYEALISSGTVPLYPVSLQNGWYSAQLTAPQDQLSEYLDEITDVGIPYEIVSLTHSYDPSELLTERQWQVVAEAVERGYYEATQRCTLTELAETFDINKSSMSKLLQRAENRIVTEFVARASA, encoded by the coding sequence ATGGCCCATCTGCAGCTAAAAATTGACGCATCGAAGGTTGAAGATTGGCTGGCGATTCTCTCAACAGAGTTTCCGGAGGCACAGTTCAACATATCAGCGACGATTCCCATTAACAACGGCTTGCTCGGGATCGTCGAAATCCGGACACGAGATGGTGGAAGGATAGTGGAAAGTGTCGAAGAGAAACCCGAGGTAGAGTCTTGCGAACCACTCCATACGGACGATCAAATGGTGGTATTCCAATTCACAAGCCGGATGACAGAGTCATATGAGGCACTCATCTCGTCGGGGACTGTTCCACTGTATCCAGTTAGCCTTCAAAACGGATGGTATTCGGCCCAATTAACGGCTCCACAGGACCAATTGTCGGAATATCTGGATGAGATAACGGACGTCGGGATTCCGTATGAAATCGTCTCACTAACCCACTCATACGACCCAAGCGAGTTGCTTACGGAGCGCCAATGGCAGGTGGTTGCTGAAGCGGTTGAACGTGGGTACTACGAGGCGACCCAACGCTGCACGCTCACCGAGTTAGCAGAAACGTTCGATATCAACAAATCGTCGATGAGTAAGCTGCTTCAGCGGGCAGAAAATAGAATCGTTACCGAGTTCGTCGCCAGGGCGTCCGCATAG
- a CDS encoding helix-turn-helix domain-containing protein, which produces MRYVTVVAYPDEEGINRLDRRVNELGLAYRAIHRMELLDDDTVAMFAEGRGDVEGLRQVLSEAPEVYEFSISGDDAGFFAYTRYVADDLTRMLMQGRRESSYLIDMPVEYTDEGGLRVTYIGTEAAFADVLSEQPDGVRVDVERTGPYNPGPRHVVSRLTERQREVLEAAVDLGYYREPREATHNEIAAATGLSETTVGEHLRKIEAAVFSSLRVGATDR; this is translated from the coding sequence ATGCGTTACGTCACCGTCGTGGCCTATCCCGACGAGGAGGGAATCAACCGGCTCGACCGACGGGTCAACGAGCTCGGCTTGGCGTACCGAGCCATCCACCGAATGGAACTCCTCGACGATGACACGGTGGCGATGTTCGCCGAGGGTCGCGGCGACGTCGAGGGGCTCCGACAGGTGTTGTCGGAGGCGCCCGAGGTCTACGAGTTCTCGATCTCCGGCGACGATGCCGGGTTCTTCGCCTACACGCGCTATGTGGCGGACGATCTGACTCGGATGCTCATGCAGGGTCGTCGCGAGTCGTCGTACCTGATCGACATGCCGGTCGAGTACACCGACGAAGGCGGTCTCCGGGTGACCTACATCGGGACGGAGGCGGCCTTCGCCGACGTGCTCTCCGAGCAGCCGGACGGCGTCAGGGTCGATGTCGAGCGAACCGGCCCGTACAACCCCGGGCCTCGCCACGTAGTCTCCCGGTTGACCGAGCGCCAGCGCGAGGTGCTCGAGGCAGCAGTCGACCTCGGATACTACCGAGAGCCTCGCGAGGCGACCCACAACGAGATCGCGGCGGCAACCGGACTCTCCGAGACGACCGTCGGCGAGCACCTGCGGAAGATCGAGGCGGCCGTGTTCTCGTCGCTGCGCGTCGGCGCCACCGACCGCTAA